The DNA region ATGAATTTTTACAGCATTAGAACATAGGTGAATAATGTAGACCATTTTAGATTATTTCCAAAAAAGTATGAGAAAAGTTGTACCCAGAAGATTCGTCATACACATAATCGCTCTGCAAAGCTCCGCCTAGAAAGAAAAGTAGAACCAGTTATTAAAAGTTTAAAGATAAAATTCAGCACAAAAAAAAGTTCCAGTTCAGATGTCAAGCTTATAGAGGCGATGTTTTACCCTCTGTACCAGAAGCAATGGCATCTGATGGTGGTTCACTAACTGCATTATTTTCAACTGTAGATGGTTCAGTGGCAGCATGCTCATCATCAGCAGCAAACATATCAAAATCATCAGCACTAGCCAAAGGTGGATTTGGAGTGTCCATGGATGTGCCTTCTCCTCTTACCCTGGCTAATTTCTCATATCCTTCTGAAAAAGAGAGATTGTAAAAAGGCATAAGCATTTGCAATTAGTGCTCCCACGGAAACAGGTGTCATATTCCTTGTAAAGCTATATGTGGATATCATAACTAATGAAAGAAGAGACAGGAAAAATTATGAGATTAAATATTGCCGAGGACCAATCTCCCTTAAATATTGGGCTTAATAAGATGGTTCAAAAAAATAGTTTTATTGCTATCATAATATATGATGATAGGGAAGCATATTTCATTAAAAATCACGGCCATGATATGAACATAAGTGGAATAGAATTATGTAATCAAAAGACATAGCTGATCAGTTAATAATTATATAAAGTTATGAATTTTAGGCAGCATATTCCATCATGCTAATAAAGTGTCACAACATAATAAAAATATAACAAATGCATTATATAATACACTAACCTGCTTCGCGCTCAAAAACCTCTTTATTTTCATGATAAACATCTACAAGAAACACAAACGGACGAACATAAGGAAAACACAAGAAACTGGAAAACATAAAGGGTCCCATCAGGCTACCATAATGAATACATGTATTAACCATGGATATTATTTACAGAACCTAATGAGAATGACTTACTGTATTCACCATTCTCCATAAGCTTCATAGCATCCTCAGTTAGCTGGTCAAACACAATCTTAGTCTCACCGGACATTTTTGTCTTTCTATCACCGCTACCTTTTAACCTTCTCAAACCTTGCAAGACCTATTGGAAACAAAATATCAATCAAAACAAACCAACAAATGACCTTCAACATCCCTTAACAAAATAAATGTAAAATGTAAATATGTACATAATATCTATCGCCAATTATAGTGATTTCCAATGGCAAGACTTTAAGAGAAAGCAATTAAATATTATATAAAATTAACAATGATAGTTAGTTACAAGCTAGCTATAACTTCCTACCACAATAATTTGCTTCTTTTATCTGTCGGGTTAACAAGTCGGGTTTATGAAGCCCTAACAAGTCTGGTTGAAAGTGACATTGAATAGCCTGCTACGGAATTTACAACAACCACTTTTTTCATTTTCGCCAGTCCCTTGTTCCAACTTCAAAATTACACATTCTTTATACATTTAGAGAATAAACTAACCACTAAATATTGTAAAAATTCTCTCAACAAGAAACTCCATTGCCATACAGAAAGCAAATAAATGTCGCATTCTATAATGATGCTTCAATATAACAAAGACAACAAATCACAAAACAATAAACTAAGGGTTTGTTTGGtttgagaaaatattttttgttttcacGAATTACAAAAGCATTGGCTTATTCTCTTCAATCAATCAGATCTAAGAATAAATTGAATGATAGAACATACTGTTTCCTCTGATTCAAGAACATTTGCAATGCGCCTCTTCATGATTGCCACATCTTTAGAAGAAAGTTCTTGGACCTCCTCCTCTTCATCATTTTTTGTTGCAGAGCTTAATTCAGCATATCTAGGATCAACCTCAATATTATCAAGCCATGCATCCTGCAAGAATCCTTGACAACTTATTAATAGATTAAAAAAGAAATAGTCATGAATAGAATATGAAAAATACTAGAAAATAGAAATACCTCACCTTAATCTCATTATCTCTTACATATTCAACAAAATTTCCGGATGCGTCAAAATAACCTTCTTCCCTTTCTTTATCGAGGTTGAAAGGCTCAATTTGAATCCCATCATCAACAAAATCCTCATTATCCTGCCAACACACATTACCAATCACTGCTTGCTTGCCTATACTTTATATGAACCCAAAAACACATGAATATGGAAACAAATTGACTATAAAATTACTGCCAATTTAGGAGAGAATCACAGTGCGAGAAATGCATTTGAACAAAAACCAACTGGCTACAAACTTCACAAGCATATAATTTAGGCCTACTAGAATCCATTACAAACACTCCATACAACAAATAGAaattattttagaaaaaaaatattattcCCAAGCATTGCCAATTTGTGAAACGTTCCAATTGCTGAAAATTCAAATTCCCAAGTAACATCAAAGTgcaagaacaacaacaacaaccaagtcTTATCCCACTATGTGGGGTCGGTTGCATGGATCAACTTTCTTCATAATGTTCTATCCAGAAAATGAATAATTCATTCATCAATACTCATATTGTCTTTACACTATATGAACAATAATCTAATTACGACAATCTACTCTAGATTATTACTAACTCCATTTTTTGCAAATTGGTTAGTTACCGATCACCATAACCTTTTTTTTATCAATTTGttcaaaattcaaataattcATTCTGCAGGAAGTCAATTTCAATCTTTTGCTAAGAACATTACTAGCATCTATCAATGTAATAATAACTCaaagaa from Lathyrus oleraceus cultivar Zhongwan6 chromosome 1, CAAS_Psat_ZW6_1.0, whole genome shotgun sequence includes:
- the LOC127084652 gene encoding uncharacterized protein LOC127084652 isoform X2, with the protein product MSGGGPSRSAGKRPFQEDDDNSNQNQPPKRIRFPKKKKGSQVDVVVEQVIVEENVNDLSNPVVAAKERVKRRNQITAELLSEENGGISVSAAEVTYEDNEDFVDDGIQIEPFNLDKEREEGYFDASGNFVEYVRDNEIKDAWLDNIEVDPRYAELSSATKNDEEEEVQELSSKDVAIMKRRIANVLESEETVLQGLRRLKGSGDRKTKMSGETKIVFDQLTEDAMKLMENGEYNVYHENKEVFEREAEGYEKLARVRGEGTSMDTPNPPLASADDFDMFAADDEHAATEPSTVENNAVSEPPSDAIASGGALQSDYVYDESSGYYYSSSLGYYYDPNTGLYCSEETGKWYSFNEETGSYDEVNEVATNSS
- the LOC127084652 gene encoding uncharacterized protein LOC127084652 isoform X1 — its product is MSGGGPSRSAGKRPFQEDDDNSNQNQPPKRIRFPKKKKGSQVDVVVEQVIVEENVNDLSNPVVAAKERVKRRNQITAELLSEENGGISVSAAEVTYEDNEDFVDDGIQIEPFNLDKEREEGYFDASGNFVEYVRDNEIKDAWLDNIEVDPRYAELSSATKNDEEEEVQELSSKDVAIMKRRIANVLESEETVLQGLRRLKGSGDRKTKMSGETKIVFDQLTEDAMKLMENGEYNVYHENKEVFEREAEGYEKLARVRGEGTSMDTPNPPLASADDFDMFAADDEHAATEPSTVENNAVSEPPSDAIASGTEGGALQSDYVYDESSGYYYSSSLGYYYDPNTGLYCSEETGKWYSFNEETGSYDEVNEVATNSS